Genomic segment of Plasmodium brasilianum strain Bolivian I chromosome 8, whole genome shotgun sequence:
GAGGTGCTTGTTCTAGGGTAATTATTTGCGTTTTTTAAAACCATATTACTACTATACCTATTTCtattcttaaaattatttctacTATTCGAAATTCTGTACATGCTATTTTTGCTAATACCACTACAACTTCTTGTGTTTGCCTTACCATCATATATACCATTTGAAGAATTTGCATCGAACACGGAATTCATACTTGCCGCATAACCTGAAGGTTGAGAATGAAGAAACATCcaaggggaaaaaaattgtatgcatatatgtatacataaatacatgtacgtacacatatacgtaaACATGCACGTACGAATGCACATGCATGTGCCCTTAAACATGTATGATCTTTCGAgccatttttaatattttaaaaggatTACAAGTAAACTTCTGGAGCGTTAAAATATTCTCAGGCCTAACTTTGGTAGTAGCTAAAGTTTTTGCATCCGGAATTACACGCACTGCGCCTAAAGGGGCATGTGATGAGTGATGGCAAAATCTGCAGAATTGGCCCATATGACATCCTCGTGTCCATTCGTACCTACATGGGTTACATGTTcctatatttaaatatataaaaatgaaaaaataaatgaagctAAACGGAAGAATAAaaacagaagaaaaaaaatgcagtTTAAAGATTATTTTTGGATTTAATTTCgcagctttaaaaaaaaaaaaaaaaaaaaaaaaaattccttgttcatattttttttaagtatttataagtgcaaataaatatgttcataatttttttgcacatttttatttacacaGTATGCTCATTCATTTGTCTGCCCATAGTGTTtgactttttcttttttttcagttttgtaaaaaattgcAGATCTCTTTTTGCCCTATTTCTTTTCCATATTAACGCATTCGCTGTGAtgacttatttatttatttatctatttacttgtttgtttgtttttttttattttgtaaatatttgaGCCAAATTTAATTCCACAGCGTAAGAGCTCAAATGTGCATGTGTTGATGtcgcaatttttttattattcattaaatataaatatatatatacatacaagcatatgtacatacatatatatatatatatatatatattttcattttttttttttttttttgaatttaccTCTATCGTGAAATTGCGTCCCGAAGGATAAGCTTGAGCTGTTATTTAGATAAATCGTATCGTTTGTGTCGTTTGTCCCGTTTGATCCATCTGTTTCATTTGTTCCATTTGCGCCACTTGAATCACAAGTCGATTCATTTGATTCATTTGGCTCATTTTGCTCATTCGAAGAGAAGTAGCGATCTCCGTCCATGCCATCATTAAAATCAATAACCGAATCTTGCTCACTGGAAAAGTTTGTATTATCCGAACTGCTCGTATTAACTTGCTGGACTTTGGGTAATTCGCATAATCTTTCAGTACCGCTTAAATCTGCTGTATCTATTGTACACATCCTTCTCAAAttgaattcatttttttcctcttcaaTGTTAATAAAACCCTTGCTTACTGATGTGCATAGTACGTCCCTTGTTTCTTCTAAATCAGCCCATTTGTTATCATTTTCTGCAAGTATGTTATATGAACATGCTTTATGTCCCTGTTCTACTACCTTAGAACGGTCTtccattttttgtatatattcgCTCATATGAATAGGAAAATAGATGggcgtatatataaatataattatacttttacatatatagatagacAAGCGTAAATGTGCATTAAagaatgtgtatatatatatatatatatatatgtatgtatgtatagagatatatatgtatgtatagagatatatatgtatgtatagagatatatatgtatgtatagagatatatatgtatgtatggagatatatatgtatgtatggagatatatatgtatgtacggagatatatatgtatgtacggagatatatatgtatgtacggagatatatatgtatatgcagatgtgtatattttttttttttttttttaaaaaacattaaaattgtAGAAAAGtcatataaaagatatatataaattttagaataaaaaaatttcacaaGTAGAATTAACATATACAATTACACATTCATAATTAACAAtgctttcttatttttattctgtattaataatttaaaacatattcACTATATATGGCatctatatttatgtaatatatttttaacaatatatattcaaaaaataaaaatataataaaacagatCATATTTCTGCGCATTCTAAaaattttccaaaattttttttaggtACACCAAGTATAAATTTACACTTTTCTGTATTcctatatttgtatttttaaatttgttcattcatgttcataaaaatagaaaacaatataaatatgtatttatcaatttttacaataatttaaaaaaagagaaaaagaaaaaaaaggaaataagaACTAAAAGAATAagctttaatttttacaagaATTCATGTAATACAGTATAacatttgtacattttaaaaataaataatttctttaacTTAATGttcaaacattttttttttttttttttaaataatttataaattaaatatttaaaaacaaaaattaatattaaaaaaaaaaaagaaaaaaaagaaaaaaaatagaatacaTGAGTAAATAAAGGATGGCAGAAAATGCGTACACAACATAGTCATGAATACACTTGTAGACGTGCATGCAATAGCTTTAAAAATGGAATACATAATGATACTAGtaaagtgtatatatatatatatatatatatttgtatatgcaCCTGCATGTACACGTACACGGATTAGTAACTATGCGCATGcacacgtatgtatataaacgtATGTGTATTTTTGCTGACGGGGCACTTCTATTATTGTCAATTTCGTAGTTATGctataatatttctatagtattaaataaataattaatattaatactagagcaaaaaataataaagtctAATAAgaatagaaaagaaaactGCAAGGCTCTTAAGATAGGAAGAGGTTACTACAAACTAAGAGAACACGAAGTTCTTTAAAgagataaaaattaaaacgagttatataattaaaaagaaaattcaaAGAAGTACTATTAGGTATgcatttacatatgtatttaagtacatatgcacatatttaagcaagtatatatatatatgtttatgcttttatatccatttcttttttttcaatatgtATCAcgtgaaataaaattacgcAGAATTAAGTAAATATGTGAACGTCTTTTGCACAATAAGTATGCGGGCATACGGATCAAGAAGCAGACCAATAAACTATCAACTTGTTAACATTCCACATTCATAACGAAgtagtaataacaaaattGGAGTAATAAAATTGGAGTAATAAAATTGGAGttataaaattgaaattataaatttgaagttataaaaatgtagtaatggatttgaataaatttgaataaaattGAATACAGTTGATGTAATCAATAAGTagtgataaaaattattgtcATTTAAAGATTTAGGTAATTCTTTAACTGAATCATGAAGAATCTATCATTtgtgtaaaaaaagaattaaacatataaaaaaaaaaaataataatttggttttaaaataattattagttttatttatttttacttctacatatttaaaattacaaaaaaattaaattaataatttagtttttattattttacaaaatgtgCATATCAATTGCGTACATGTATTTTCACAATTCTAATAGGAACTTCCTATAATAGGAGTACAACAACTATgcaccaaaaaaaaaaaaaaaaaaaaaatacttgaaACACATCAAATACGCCAAACACACCAAATACATCAAATAAGCCAAGTACACTAAATACACTAAATTCCTAGTTATGCCCTGTCGATTTTTCACGTGCTTTAtaattagatatatatagactttcattttcatctacatatataagaGACGTACATCGGTGTACTCAATAGgtttgtattttttcccgtttgctttttcaaaaaatataataaaaaaaaatattctagcATGCGCAAgtgtaaatgtattttatttatttattttttttttttagttattatattacgtacatacatggatatacatatatataaatatatatatatatatatttatttatttatatcgcTACGTGCACTAAAAGggaaagaaataattttataaaaaaaatagaatttttgaaaatactTTATGCGAGGTAGAACAATTAGTGTTTGTAATTAACATTTGTAGATAACTCCAGTGAGACTAATTTTGCTTCTTTTGTCGTTTTTTTTGTCGTTTTTTTTGTCGTTTTTTAtgtcgttttttttttcttttttttttttttttttttttttttttttttttttttttttttttttttttttttttttttttttttttttttttttttttttttttttttttttttttctttcccctTCAAGTGGCCTTTTTATGCGCAAaatttgcaattttttaaaaagggagaaacaaataaatgtaaGGACGAACAAGTGCATATGGGAAAATATACAATGCATATGCATCATACATACAtctatatatacgtacgtatatataaaaaaataatgttatcCATACAATTTTtgctaattttaattttgcttcTCATTAATCTGCTACGagtatttttttacctttttatgTGCATTTATGTAAGGCAAAAGTTAATAGTTCTTTTATGATCAATTTTTTCGACTTGTtccaaattatttttagaaaaaaaaagtgtaaaatTACCGAGAAGTAAATTTACCGATAATGCTtctttcttaaatttttaaaattgcaaaaaaaaaaaaaaaattaaaatatacataatatatttcatatatatgcatatatatatatatataatatattacactATTCTAAGTGTTActgttaaattataaaataatttacccaaaaattatttcacttTTCCCCTACTTAAAAAAGGAGCTCGTCGTTTTTACGCGAATTGTGCGCTTTATTCgacatgtacgtatgtatgtacatatatatatatatatatatatatatatatatatttatatttatatgtttgtatttgTTTCCTtatctctttattttttgttttaaatttatgaaaatctTGCAAATTCCTGTATGTTAAATGTGAAGATAAAAACAGCAAATACATATGATATTACAGGTAGGAAGAAAAGTCTtcctatgtatgtatatatataaccatacatacgtaaacaagtatgtgtatatgaaCGTATACCTATGTTCGTCGTGTGATATAAAATACTGCATTTAACTTTGCACTTTAAAAATTgcttttaacaaaattaagttttaattaatttataaactTCTCTCTGTTTTggtttgaatatttttttttttttttttttttttttttttttttgattttgtGTCTCTGTCAAACCATAATGTCAGATTAAGTGAAATGTCAAGCATATTTTATTGCTTTAatgaaacatttttaaaatgggTTCTTCTTATTTGTACATACGCCCACGTATGAAAGGACTTTTTACCCTTCCAAGAAAAAActaatttaaaaaggaaaaaaaaaaaaagaagaggaggagttgaacatttaaataaagtCTCTGtacaaagaaaagaaaaaaaaaaaaaaaaaagaacgaaATACACACCAATTTGGAACTTATACAAGTTCAAACGTTTAAAGTTACAGCTAAGGGagaaacttttttttttttctttttgaggTAGatgatttaattttatggCTAGTCAAATCATGAAAGCTGACTTGTTCATGTgtagaaaaatttatatgatgTACATATTGTAcggttaaataaaaattgtagatatataaatacacgtTCTCGTGTGAAGAAATAAgcacaaacatacataaatacgtcCATAAGTACTCCTGTAAGTACGCTAATAAATACGTCCATGTGTTTAATTGTGTACGTTATTTAGCTCAAAATGCTCTTTGTAAGATTTAGTAGAAAAATGAGTTATTCTCCCCAGAGGGGAATAGAAGAGTTATGGAAAAATAGCTTTTTAGATGATGTTAGTATGAAAACGAAACTGGAGTATAGCAAAACAGGGGATGCATGGCCGTGTGTTTTgctaagaaaaaaaagctttaacgatttacataaattatactatatatgcttaaaagaaaaaaataaattattaggggagcaatattataattttcaaaatagtACGAAAATGATTCAACACGGTCGtttaaaaaaggtaaaattaaCGATGAAAAGAATTTTAACAGTGTTATCAAGACGAGCTATACATGAACAATGTATTCGAGctaaagaaattttaaaaaagcaaCAAGAGAGAGAAATATACGAGACACAGAAATTTCAATTAGAAGAacaattactatttttaaagcataaaataaatattttaagaaatgaTTTTTccttagaaaaaaatactttaaaaCTATCTATCAGTAAAATTCAAAACAGAATTGATGAATTAAATATTGTACTTAATCCTTTACGAAAGGAAACGATGCATTTATTAAAACCACACTTCAAATATCAGAGAAAATATTCTGATTTGCCTGGTTTTATTTCatggaaaaaacaaaatattattgccCTTAGGAATAATATGAGCAAGTTGCACAGGTTTTATTAgcacatataaatgtacgaaaaaaaaaaaaaaaaaaaaagacaaacaaacaaataagcCTTTTGGTTTGTTTGGCATATGGGATAAGCCTAATTTCGTCCTTCGTTACATCAGTAAAACAGAACAAAAAGAAACGAAATAACATACAACAAagcaaaatgaaattatactAATAGAGGGAATGTCGATTGTTTTGTTTTCCCCATCCCAGCTATTTTATACTGCCCATTTTGGCATTTATATCTCTGCTTTTGCATTAtattcctttctttttttttctttttttttttcataatcgAAATTTACaacgtgtatgtatgtgcatatggtatatgtatatatatttattcacaCCCTTATATATGGAACAATAAGGAGTACCATGAAAATCGAATATTTTTGAGTGATTTTTGCTAACaccttttaaataaaaagaatgtgCTCACATAATACtcgtaaaattaatataataaagctCACACTAATTATAACAAACGGgctaatatttgtattatatttttacgttAACAAGGATATAAAAACTACCGAGGCTACTTGTAGCTGCTGGGGAGGAGGGGgcaaaaaaaacataagcatatactatattacatatatatatatatacacataagtacgtatatacatatacacgtatgcacatatgtataaacgGACAACTGCAGTGAGCCCCTTTTCCTtcgatatatttttcttcactTTACATTCAGCTATATGGAAAATGTGTTCCTAGtacaatttttcttttcctttttctttgcctttttctttttctttttctttttttttttttttgtcaattTTGTATTACTGTAACATTGTAATATTGCAGTGTTCCTATATTGTAATGCATTCCCgttcaattttttccttccttTCATGCCGATTCCTAATGCtcttaacatatttttaaaaacactGAAGTAATGCAATGTACGCTTTtggtaattatatattattatttattattattttgttaaggAATGAATTGCAATTTTTACGTGAAATGCATGTATAATTTTTGGAAGTAGCTTGTATACGTAATAAATGTGGCTTCATTTCAATTTATTTcgtcattattttttatttattttgtcattattttttatttattttgtcattattttttatttattttgtcattattttttatttattttgtcattattttttatttattttgtcattattttttatttattttgtcattattttttattcttattttattttattttattcttattttttttttttatttggtgTTCCTCtctcctctttttttaaaaaataaaatgctgGCAAATGAATATTTACATTCAATGAAATAAAACTCATATGACGGGTTAACCCTCTcttgcaaaaaaaagaacaatcGTAAACATTGCAAGTAATCAAATATAACGTAAGAGATAAATTCAAGAATGTATTATCATAATTTGtagcattttaaaaaaatatacgtatttaacatatatgaaTTGGTGGATATATATGGCAAATTAAATACATTcgttatacttttatatagtGTACATGTAATTGTCGTGCCTTAAATGATGATTAGcagatttaaaaaagaaaaattgtaaatttaGGGCTAAGAGcaaaatacacaaataaagaaaaataaaaaaataaattcgttttattatagtgtaaaaatttttatcatatgataaaagaaaaaagaaagctTCTAATTATTCTGTTCAAGTACGAAAACTATATTTACTGACCAACATAAATTGTGCAATActgtaataaaaaaggaacaagTTGTGTAACAGCATAtgatcaaaaataaaaataaatacatatacatacgtaaatatacgtaaatatacgtaaatatacatacgtaaatatacgtaaatatacataaatatacgtaaatatacatacataaatatacgtaaatatacattaatatacatatatatatacacatacgtatatacgaAGTTACGTTATTCGCTGTCAAAGAACAAATAGTTATAgtgaaagagaaaaaaggaaaaaggggCTCACATTTCTgccttcctttttttttatctgaaCAATTGCAAAGAAGAATAAcctattttttacataatacatatatgtatacttatgtatgatttttgttatatacatatatttttttatgtgtaataaggaaatattgtaattgtaatatattttttttttttttaatcaagagaaaatatgtatatcgTAATTTTGTCCATCTTATTATTATGCATTACATTTTTCAATGGACGTACATTTAATAACGCGTATAGCACGTCTAAAGTGAAGGAAAATGGTAATACTTTATACACAGGCTTTCGTACGAAGgaagataaagaaaattatgtaaacaatttaaacagtttaaacaatttaaattcctataatttaattaatgcaaaaaaagaaaagaatgcttttaaaatacgaaaaaatatgaacaaattgTATAATGCCTTATACCCAAGCGAAATAGAAGAAGAGCATGAACAAGTAAGAAATGAGAATGATACATATGAAAAAGACGAAAACAAAGTTTACAGTGGTAATTACGAAAAACATGGACCTCCATCTGTAGATAAAATAAGTGCAGACAATACAAGTAACAACAATTTAAAGAAGAATGATTTTAAAAGCAGGAATGTTTTTAATAAGGAAATGAAaagtaattttataattgaCGAGGATGGACTGGCAGTACACAATAAGAATGGGTACAAAGATATTGATTATGGTGATATTAATAAACAAAGAACTTTTGATATATTTGGTAGCAATGAAAAAGTGAAGAGTGAATCTAACTTTGCCATCGTGAACTATCTGAAAgacttttttcaaaattctccttatataaaaaatttccaaAATTTTATAGAAGTTTTTTTCAACAAATATGACCAACGTGTACTAGAGTctactgttttttttaattttgatgaAACATTATTTTAGAGTGCTTTTGTTCATGCGTTTCAATTGGTATTTGTCATTTTGCTGAAAAGCGTATAAACATGTGTGTATGCACGTAgcttttatatgtatgcttATAAGTATTGCAATTATGTACGcacatatttttgtatatatgggAAAGTCCCACTTAAGTGATGTTCCCCTTTAAGGGGGGAAATTGTTGCAATCTATTTGCGCAATTCGCAGTTAATTTCACCTAAGatattgtaatatttctttCATACTTTTTTTCGTGCTTTCTTTCtctccattttttattccatCTTCCATTCCATCTTTCATTCCATCTTTCATTCCATCTTTCATTCCATCTTTCATTCCATCTTTCATTCCATCCTTCATTCCATCTTTCATTCCATCTTTCATTCCATCCTTCATTCCATCTTTCATTCCTTCGTTTaccatttctttttcttttttttttttatttttcattatttttgcaCATATTGTAAGAACATTATCGAATTTAATGTtctgttaaatttttttttaaatggtatttttagtatatgcagttttattattatttttaaaagttataaTGATAGTTGTTgtggaaaaatattaaaacttcTTTCACCTTTACCTAATgcgaaaaggaaaaaaaaaaaaaaaaaaaaaaggtgtaCATTCAatacatgtaaaaaatatacatgaacTTACAACAAATGGGccaatgtttttttttttttttttttttattaacacaaTCGATTAGtagttatatatgtataaatatacatatctaTATTGTGACTAAGTTTGTAATTTAATGCATTTTTAATTaccatctttttttttgtattgcACGATATGAGCAAATTTatcttttcgttttttttaaaattattttttccttcattttCGTTTACGCTGTTTTCTTTTCCTGCATTTCCTATAGCACCTATATTTCCTGCATTACCTACacccttttttcttttttcgatATTACTACTGCTTCTAATAAAATCATCACTAACACTCCCAATTTGCtccattttttcttgtacacatttttcaaaggaaaagaaaaaatcagTATTCGTTTTTaataagtaattttttacatacacGTGgatatgttcataaaaattaggAAGTGAACTAAAAGAAAACAGacaattaaaaacaaatttgtttaaagaaagtattttataattctgtatttttttatgttctttatgagttttttcatcttcattatgcatttttttattttccttatgcattttattatcgtctttatgaatttttttattttccttatgcattttattatcgtctttatgcatttttttattttccttatgcatttttttatcttctttatacatttttttatcttctttactaatttgttttttatttttcataaaattaaataaccCTAATTTGACAAACTCATCGAAGGTAAAATATTCTATGTTCTccaaatttattattttttttcctgaacTGTTCAGGTTATTTTCTTCAGTACAGCTATAATAGCTAGCTGTTTCCGTTGTGTCAATAATCTCACATAAATTTGTGTCacaattatttgttttacatAAATTGTTAATTGgtgtatcatttttttcaactCTTCTGTATGCGTTCGTGTCAAAgctttttgtttctttttttattaaataatcatAAGGAAAgcgaaatttttttagtatttcCAATTTTTCTCTCTTGCTTACTACTCCTTCACATTGTATCTTTTCttctataatatttaaataattccgGATAACCTGACAAATTGTGAGACACAGACAAAATTGGATTTATCAAAAGCAATTGTAATCAGTGCACATCGCATAGGAAGCGGTGTAATATAGCACAGTAAAGCACAGGGGAAAACAAACAAGAAGCAATCACACACACAAAAGTAGACAAAagcggaaaaaaaaaatgtttataaaaagacTCCAGAATAAACGGAAATGTTTGCATCATGTGTCAGAAAAGAAGTACCTACgatgtaatattttaatttttaattgaatagaaaaattatcaaTGTTTGTTCTTAAAAATAGCACAATGATTACATATGCGCATATATGTGGGCTTGTAtgtgtgcacatatatacgtatatgtacatacatatatatatatatacatgcataagatattttttttttttttttttttttttttttttttttattgagcAAGCCCAACCTTTTTCCTTGGACAGTCTTCCGTTGCCTTgggatagaaaaaaaaaagaaggaaaaagaaaaaatctaAAATGAAAACACGCTGATTTCCTTCCTTAGTGTTCTGATGAGGTACTTTTGAGGAGTCAATTCTTTCATGAGCACGTTCAAGAAGTGTAAACAAATTTTCTGAAACACTATATTCTTTAAAGTATGCAGTTAAAAGGTTTCTACCAAATAATATTGAAGCATACATTTTTTCctgcttcttttttataaaatgtaaactGCAAATTATGTAGTTCCGTAGATCTTCTTTTGATATTACTGGGAAATCGTTCGCAAGGaatatataacttaaaacattttttaaaaaaatatgtacataattttttctcataAATAATCCGTTTATTTCAGTTTCTTTATTGACATTACAACATTGTGTGTTTAAGTTTATCCCAGAAAAATCGTTTTCCAAATTAGGGTATGCATGCTTCTTCACTTTGCTAAAAGATTTTATCTCTTCCAGTGGGCATTTCTTTACTCTAATTTCCATATTATCAGTTCCTTCACTTATGTCTTTTCTCTCTTCAATATAACAATGATTAGTTCGACTATTTTCCTTTTGTACATGACCAGGTGAATAACCCacttccctttttttattaactacaaaattaatttttcttctcttcttGTTAAATGTGCTTGAATAGtaaaaaggaatattatGGGTAAAATTTTGTACATACT
This window contains:
- a CDS encoding zinc finger protein translates to MEDRSKVVEQGHKACSYNILAENDNKWADLEETRDVLCTSVSKGFINIEEEKNEFNLRRMCTIDTADLSGTERLCELPKVQQVNTSSSDNTNFSSEQDSVIDFNDGMDGDRYFSSNEQNEPNESNESTCDSSGANGTNETDGSNGTNDTNDTIYLNNSSSLSFGTQFHDRGAVRVIPDAKTLATTKVRPENILTLQKFTCYAASMNSVFDANSSNGIYDGKANTRSCSGISKNSMYRISNSRNNFKNRNRYSSNMVLKNANNYPRTSTSRRPNSFKRIPNYRYINNYINIYNLCGKYPINSTYYNHSFCLNNYEENICNFYINRTRYFPNNIGNIYQRVLYPIPKYNGALTNFRGYNTYVMYPPMQPFNLYYYRLPLLQ
- a CDS encoding hypothetical protein (conserved Plasmodium protein) encodes the protein MYIVILSILLLCITFFNGRTFNNAYSTSKVKENGNTLYTGFRTKEDKENYVNNLNSLNNLNSYNLINAKKEKNAFKIRKNMNKLYNALYPSEIEEEHEQVRNENDTYEKDENKVYSGNYEKHGPPSVDKISADNTSNNNLKKNDFKSRNVFNKEMKSNFIIDEDGLAVHNKNGYKDIDYGDINKQRTFDIFGSNEKVKSESNFAIVNYLKDFFQNSPYIKNFQNFIEVFFNKYDQRVLESTVFFNFDETLF
- a CDS encoding ribosomal protein L47; translation: MSYSPQRGIEELWKNSFLDDVSMKTKLEYSKTGDAWPCVLLRKKSFNDLHKLYYICLKEKNKLLGEQYYNFQNSTKMIQHGRLKKVKLTMKRILTVLSRRAIHEQCIRAKEILKKQQEREIYETQKFQLEEQLLFLKHKINILRNDFSLEKNTLKLSISKIQNRIDELNIVLNPLRKETMHLLKPHFKYQRKYSDLPGFISWKKQNIIALRNNMSKLHRFY